From the genome of Streptomyces sp. NBC_01304:
TCTAAAGAAATTCCTGACGGAATTTCACGCCCGCGTGCATTCGCCTGACGGCGAATGCGTTGTGGTTTATGTCGGGCCGCTGACGCGGCCCTTGGTTTTGCGTGTTGATTTGCCTGACGGCAAATCAAGTGGGTTGTTTGTGGGGTGTGTTGATTCGCCTGGCGGCGAATCTGTGGGGGTGGGTTAGGCCGCTGGCGCGGCCTTTTCTGTTATGTTTCTTGCCTGACGGCAAGTCAGTTTTGTTTGTCTGGAGGCTTGTTTGATTTATCTGGCGATAAATCTCTCTATTTTTCTGTGTGTTGGCTCTTCTGGAATTCGTTGGGTTCTCTGTGGTGTGTGTCGGGTTTTGGGCATGAGAAGGCCCGTCGGCTGCCGATCTGACGATCGGGCCGGCGGGCCGGGGGTGTTCAGTGGATGAGGCCGATATCGGGTGCCGGTAGCAGCCGTTCCAGGGCGGTCATCATCCTCGTGAGCATGGGTGGGTTTGTGGAGCGGGGGCTGCGTGGGGGTGTCTCGGGGGTGCCGGGGTTCGAAGGGGAAGTGGTGCCCGGTTCGAGGTTCTGGGCGAGGGTTCGCAGAGCGCGCTGTTGGAGGGTTCTGAGGGCTGCCTCCGTGCGGTCCATGATGCGGGCCGCCTCGGCGGCGGAGAGGCCTTGGTGGAACCTCAGGACGATGCACTCGTACTGGGCGGGGGTGAGGGCGCTCAGGGCTTGGAGGACGGCGGTCGGGCGGGCCGGGGTGTCCTGGGTGGTGCTGGGCGGGGTGAGGGCGGTGTGCTGGCGGTTACGGCCGCCGTAGGGGGTGGTGCCCTGGTTGGTGAGCAGGGTACGGGCCATGGTGATCAGCCAGGCGTGGGGGTCTTGGTCTTGGCCGGTCTCGCGGGTGGTACGGGACACGGCCTGGCGGAAGGTCTCCCGGGTGAGGTGCTCGGTCGTGGTCGGGTTGCCGGTGTGGAAGTAGATGTAGTCGTAGACGAGTCCCGCGTAGCGCTCGTAGAGGTCGTGGAAGGGTTCGTGGCGGTGCGGGGCGGGGGTGGTGTCGGGAGTCTTGTGCTCCGTGATGTTCGTGGGCGGGGTGTGGGGCTCGGGCTGGTGCCCGGTGGTGAGTAGTTTGCGCAGCCGGCGTCGTCCGAGGGTGAGGTGGGCTCGGACGGTGCTGGGGGTGATGTCGAGGGCTGCGGCGAGGTCGTCGATGGTCCAGGTCTCGAGGTAGTACATGACCAGGGCGGTGCGTTGCATGTACGGCAGCTGCCGTAGGGCTCGCAGGAGCATGTCCTGCTGGTCGACGGTCTCGGTCTGGTCGGGTGCCTGGAGGTCTTGGGTGTCCTCCGGGTGTGCGGTGAGGGTGATGCGGGACCGCAGGCGGGTCTGGGAGTAGATGTTGCGGCGTGTGACGGTGGCGACGTAGGCGGTGGGGTTGTCCACCTCGTCCCAGCGGAGGTAGGTGGCGACGTAGGCGTCCTGGACCGCGTCGAGGGCCCAGTCGTGGCTCGCGGTGTAGGTGCATGCCTGGGCTACGAGCTGGGGGTAGGTACGGCTGTAGAACTCGGTGAAGGACGGCTTGCGCGGGGCGGACCCCGGGGGTGTGGGGTTCGGCCCGCGGCTGAGTGGTTCAGGGGGTGGGGTCATCGCAGTTCACGGTCCATGGCGACGGTGTGCGGGGTGCGGGGCGGCGCCTGGCCCTCGTCGGAGGGGTCCGGGGACAGCAGGCGGCTGCCCAGCGTGATGACGGCGACCGCGAGGGCCGCGCAGGCGATCTTGTCGCCGGGGGTCCAGCGCTGCCAGAACCAGACCGGGTCGGTCTTGCCGATGCGGACGCTGGTGAAGCGGCTGGTGATGAGCCAGCAGATCAGCGGGATCAGGACGAGGGTGACCGCGCTGGCGGTCATCGCGGGCGCGGAGTTCGGGAGGTTGCCTGTACTGGCCCACCACAGGGCGGCGGCCGCGACGTCGAGGGCCAGGCCGAGTCCGAGGAAGCCGCGTCGGCGTGGGGTGCGCCACCATGCCCACCACGGGTGGTTGCCTTCCAGGGTTTGGCGTACCTCGCTGGAGCGGGCCTGGACCCAGTCCCGGTCGGCTCCCTCGATACGGGCGCTCACCTTCTTCCTGGTGATCTCCACGTGCATCATGCGGGTCGTGTTGCGGGCCGTGATCGTCAGGTCGGACAGCTCGATGGCCGTGTCGCCGGGGACCGACCCGGTGATCCCGGGGTCGTTCAGGAGCTCGGCGAGCGTCCCCCCGGTCGTGGTGACGCACGGGTTGTGGTCCGTGCGTCGGTCGCGCGGGATGGGGTAGCGGGTGGTCAGTTCGATTTCGTCGGGGGCGAAGTGCCGTGTGACCCGGCGGATCAGCTCATCTGCGATCTTTCGGGTCACTCGGCAGGGCCTCAGCTGCGGTTCCTCGGAGAACGGCAGGATCGTCATGATCGTCCTGATGTCGTGGACCGACTGAGGAGTCTCCGGGGAGTTCCAAGTCGGTTGATTTATATGGGATATGACGTCCCGCCGCGCGCTCCGGCCAGAGACTCGAGGGTCCGCCACGGAACAGGATGGCCCCAACTGGCCCCGCCCGTCCACCAATCCCGTGTTTATCGGCGCATCGGCGGTTCCCGGCCCGTCTGATTTCTGTTGACGATGCGTCAACAGCGGGCGGGTCCGGGGGGACGAGGGTGCGGCGCGTGTGGCGTCGCCGAACCCGGAGGATCAAGATCACAACGCTGCGCGGGCGCATACATGTATGCGCCATGGGGTCTCCGGAGTGCCGAAAGCAAGTTCGTTGCCGGCATAACGGTTGGCGTCGGCCGGTGCGATGATCCTGTGCACTCCGGCGCAGTCCGTCCCGGC
Proteins encoded in this window:
- a CDS encoding sigma-70 family RNA polymerase sigma factor, which produces MTPPPEPLSRGPNPTPPGSAPRKPSFTEFYSRTYPQLVAQACTYTASHDWALDAVQDAYVATYLRWDEVDNPTAYVATVTRRNIYSQTRLRSRITLTAHPEDTQDLQAPDQTETVDQQDMLLRALRQLPYMQRTALVMYYLETWTIDDLAAALDITPSTVRAHLTLGRRRLRKLLTTGHQPEPHTPPTNITEHKTPDTTPAPHRHEPFHDLYERYAGLVYDYIYFHTGNPTTTEHLTRETFRQAVSRTTRETGQDQDPHAWLITMARTLLTNQGTTPYGGRNRQHTALTPPSTTQDTPARPTAVLQALSALTPAQYECIVLRFHQGLSAAEAARIMDRTEAALRTLQQRALRTLAQNLEPGTTSPSNPGTPETPPRSPRSTNPPMLTRMMTALERLLPAPDIGLIH